A segment of the Curtobacterium sp. MCSS17_007 genome:
CCGCTTCCTGGCGCGTCGACTCGTGTACTACGTCGTGCTCGTGTTCCTCGCCACATCGCTGACGTACTTCCTGGCCTCGGCGACGTTCAGCCCCCGATCCGTCTACGCAGAGCGGAACCCGGCACCGCCGGCCGCCACCATCGACAAGAAGCTCGACGACATCGGTGTCAACGACAAGACACCGATCGTCGTGCGGTACGGGCACTGGCTCGGTGACGCGGTCCAGGGCGACCTGGGCCGGACGATCCAGGACCGCAGCGTCAACGACGCGTTCTGGCCGCGCCTGGGGGTGAGCCTGCGGCTGCTGGTGGTCGGTTCCCTGCTCGGCATCCTGCTCGGGGTGCTGCTCGGCGTCTGGAACGCCATCCGGCAGTACCGGATCTCGGACCGGGTGAGCGCGGTGATCTCGATCGTGCTCATCTCGACCCCGGTGTTCCTGACCGCGGTGTTCCTGAAGATCGGAGCGACGAAGCTCAACCAGGACACCGGGACGCAGCTCATCAACTTCACCGGCGAGGCCACACCGGGTCTGACCGGGAGCTGGTGGGACCTGTTCCTCGACCGCGGCGTGCACCTGCTGCTGCCGACGATCTCGATCGCGCTCGGGCTCATCGCGATCTACAGCCGCTACCAGCGCGCGACGATGCTCGACGTCCTCGGGTCGGACTTCCTGCGGACCGCGCGGGCGAAGGGGCTGACGAAGCGGCAGGCGACCTTCAAGCACGGGCTCCGCACCGCGCTCATCCCGATGACCACGCTGTTCGCCTACGGGTTCCTCGGCATCCTCACCGGTGCGACCTTCACCGAGAAGATCTTCGGGTGGAACGGGCTCGGCGCCTGGTTCATCGACTCGGTGCAGAACAACGACGTGAACGCCGTGACCGCGTACACGCTCTTCGCCTCGGTGGTGGTGCTCATCGCCGGGTTCCTCGCCGACGTCCTCACCGCCGCCCTCGACCCCCGCGTGCGGAGGAGCTGAGATGACCGACACCCGCATCGAACCCGTCGACGGCACGACCATCGGCCGGTCGGACACGCCGCTCCCGGGCAGCCCGAAGCCGGGCGGCAAGCAGCGCAACCGCTTCCTGCAGACCGTCGTCCGGGTCTTCATGAACCGCGGCGCCGGGGTCGGCCTCGCGGTGATCGTGCTGCTCTTCGCGTTCGCCTTCATCGGTCCGTTCGTCAGCCCGTACGGCTACTCGCAGATCGACTACACCGCGTTCTCGCAGCCGCCGAGCGGCGCGCACTGGTTCGGCACGAACGGTATCGGCCAGGACGTCTTCGCGCAGACCGCCCGCGCCATGCAGAAGAGCCTGCTGATCGGCCTGCTCGTCGCCCTGTTCTCGACCGCGCTCGCGGCGCTGACCGGCGCCGCCGCCGGCTACTTCGGCGGTTGGGTCGACCGGATCGTGATGTTCTTCGTCGACATGCTGCTCGTGCTGCCGTCGTTCCTCATCATCGCGATCATCAGCCCGCGCATCCAGGACTCCGGCTGGCTCGTGCTCGTGGTGCTCATCGCGGCCTTCGGCTGGATGGTGACCGCGCGTGTGGTCCGCTCGATGACGCTCTCGGTGAAGGAGCGCGAGTTCGTCCGGGCAGCGCGGTACATGGGGATCGGCCCGTTCCGGATCATCCTCCGCCACATCCTGCCCAACGTGGCGTCGTTCCTCATCATCGACGGCACGATCCAGGTCGGTGCGGCGGTGCTCGCGGAGACGAGTCTCAGCTACTTCGGCTTCGGTGTGCAGCCGCCGGACGTCTCGCTCGGCACGCTCATCGCGCAGAACCAGGACGCGGCGCTCACCAGCCCGTGGCTGTTCTTCTTCGCTGCCGGCGCGCTCGTGGTCTTCGCGATCGCGGCGAACCTGCTCGGCGACGGCCTGCGCGACGCCCTCGACCCGACCTCGGCGACGGGCAAGAAGCAGAAGCGCACCGGTCGGAAGCGCGACCAGAACCAGGCCGCGGTCGACGCCGCGACCATCACCACGCAGGCAGGGGCCGGCGCATGAGCACCACGACCACGACCACCACCACGACCGAGCCGCTCCTGCGCGTCCGCGACCTCGACGTCCGCTTCCCGACCCCGCGTGGCGTCGTGCACGCCGTCCGCGGCGTCGACCTCGAGCTCCGGCGCGGGGAGGTCCTCGGCATCGTCGGCGAGTCCGGTTCGGGCAAGTCGGTGACGAGCATGGCGATCCTCGGGCTGCTGCCGGAGACCACGAAGGTCACGGGATCGATCACGCTCGAGGGGCAGGAACTCCTCGGTCGCAGCGACAAGCAGATGAGCAAGCTGCGCGGCGCCAAGGTCGCGATGGTCTTCCAGGACCCGCTGTCCGCGTTCACGCCCGTCTACACGATCGGCGAGCAGATCGCCGAGACCGTCCGTGTGCACCGGGGCGCGTCGAAGCAGGACGCACGAGCCCGGGCGATCGAGCTCCTCGAGCTCGTCGGCATCCCGCAGGCCGAGCAGCGCGTCGACGCCTTCCCGCACGAGTTCTCCGGTGGCATGCGGCAGCGCGCGATGATCGCGATGGCGATGGCGAACGACCCGGACGTGATCCTCGCCGACGAGCCGACCACGGCGCTCGACGTGACGATCCAGGCGCAGATCATCGACGTGCTCCGCACCGCCCAGCGCGAGACGGGCGCGGCGCTGGTCTTCGTCAGCCACGACCTCGGGGTGATCGCCGGCATCGCGGACCGCATCGCCGTCATGTACGCGGGCCGGATCGTCGAGACGGCGAGCGCGGACGAGCTGTTCGCCCGCCCGCGGATGCCCTACACGATCGGGCTCATCGGTGCGCTGCCGCGGCTCGACGAGTCGAGCGGCGAACCACTCGTGCCGATCCCCGGATCGCCGCCGTCGCTCATCGGGCTGCCGGACGCCTGCCCGTTCGCCGACCGCTGCCCGCTCGCCGCCGCCGTGTGCCGAGGGTCGGAGCCGCCGCTCGCCGCGGTCGACGTGGCGGCCGGCGTCCCCGGAGAAGGGCCGGTCGACACGTCCGTCCCGCACGCCGTCGCCTGCCACCGGTACGAGGAGGTCGCCGAGGCCCACGCCGACGCGGGCGCGATCTTCCGCCTGCCCGAGATCCCCGACGGCGGCGCGGCGGTCACCACGCCCGCCGCGCGCGAGCAGCGTCCCGCCGTCGTGCAGGTCGAGGGCCTGACGAAGACGTTCCCGCTCGTCAAGGGGTCGGTGTTCAAGCGCAAGGTCGGCGAGGTCTACGCGGTGGACGGGGTCGACCTCGACATCCGCACCGGCGAGACCCTCGGGCTGGTGGGGGAGTCCGGCTCCGGCAAGTCGACGACCCTGCACCAGCTGATGGACCTCGAGCGACCCGAGCACGGCACGGTCGAGCTCTTCGGACAGCCGGTCACGGCGTCGAAGCAGCTGCGGCAGCGCATCTCCATGGTGTTCCAGGACCCGGCGGCGAGCCTCGACCCGCGCATGTCGGTCTACGACGTCGTCGCCGAGCCGCTCCGGGCGATCGGGGCGTCGTCGGACCGCATCGCCGAGCGGGTGCCGGAGCTCCTCGGGCTCGTGGGCCTCCGTGCCGCCGAGGCCGACCGCTACCCGCACGAGTTCTCGGGTGGTCAGCGGCAGCGCATCTCGATCGCTCGGGCGCTCGCGACCGAGCCGGAGCTCATCGTGCTCGACGAGCCGGTGTCCGCGCTCGACGTGTCGATCCAGGCCGGGGTGCTCAACCTGCTCGCCGACCTCAAGGCACGCCTCGGACTGTCGTACCTGTTCGTGTCGCACGACCTGTCGGTGATCCGACACGTCGCCGACCGGGTGAGCGTGATGTACCTGGGCCGCACCGTCGAGGAGGGCGCGGTCGACGAGGTCTTCGAGCGCCCGATGCACCCGTACACGGCGGCGCTCATGTCGGCCGTGCCGGTGCCCGACCCGGTGGTCGAGCGGTCGCGGAGGACCATCCTGCTGCCGGGGGACCCGCCCAGCCCGACCGAGCGCCCGACGGGCTGCCGGTTCCGCTCGCGCTGCCCGCTGTACGCGATGCTGCCCGAGGCCGAGCAGCAGCGCTGCCGCGACGAGGTACCCGACAAGGCGCCGCGCCGCGGCGCGGAGCGCGACCACCGCGCGGCGTGCCACTACCCGGAGAAGGTGCCCCAGCTGGTCGCGTGACCGGTCGACGGACTGGAGGCGCGGTGCCGGGCGGCGCCGCGCCTCCCGTCCGTCGCCCGGTCACCTCGGGCCGGTCCTGCCATGAGACGGTCTCGTCACGTCGGGACGCCGCCGGATCCTGCGGCGTCTCGCACCGGTGCGTCCGTCTGACGGGCACGCCGGCGTCTCGCCTCGGCGACGCACCCGCTCACCGGAACAGCTGCGGGAACGCCTGCGCCACGAACGGGTAGCCCACGAACACGACGGCGTCGAGCAGGCAGTGCGTGATCACGAGGGGGAGCAACCGTCCCCACCTCGTGTAGATCCACCCGAAGACGATCCCCATCACCGCGTTCCCGACGAACGCCCCGAACCCCTGGTACAGGTGGTAGCTCCCGCGGAGCACGGCGGTGGACAGGATGACCTGCCAGCGCCCCCACCCGAGTCCGCCGAGCCGCTCGTACAGGTACCCGATGACGATGACCTCCTCCTGCAACCCGGACCGCACGGCCGAGAGCAGCAGGACGGGGATCGTCCACCAGTACGTGTTCAGCGCCGCGGGGTCGACGTCCACCGTGAAGCCGAGCGCCCGGCCCGTGAAGTACAACGCGAGCCCGGGGATGCCGATGCCGAGCGCGATGAGCGCGGCGCCGCCGAGGTCCGGCCGCACCCGGAACCGGTCGATCCCGAGGCGGTGCAGGTGCGGGCGCCTCGCGCTCCAGAGCAGGTAGCAGACCAGCGCGACCGGGGCGAGGTCGACCGCGATGCCGACGAGCTGCCGCGCGAGGTCGACGTACTGCACGGTCGTGGTCGACGTGTTCAGCGCTGTCGACTGCTGCCCGAGCGGGGTCGTCTGCGACAGGTCGTCGATGATCTGCAGGACCGAGTACAGCGCGCTGCCGCCCAGCGACAGCATGAGGACGATCGTGATCTCGATCCACGTTCGCCGTCGGCTCATGCGCTGTACTCCTCAGGGTTGCGAACTACCGGTAGACTGGCGTGTCGGGCGTTCCAGCCCACCCACGGGCAGTGCCACCACGGCGCGAGAGCCGCCGTCGGCCGCCCGATCTTCTCCGAACACTTGAAGGATGTCCTGTATGGCGCTCGCCACCCGGTCCGACCTGCGCAACGTCGCCATCGTGGCACACGTCGACCACGGCAAGACCACCCTCGTCGACGCGATGCTCACGCAGACCAACTCGTTCGACGCCCACTTCGAGGGCGAAGACCGGATGATGGACTCGAACGACCTCGAGCGCGAGAAGGGCATCACCATCCTCGCGAAGAACACCTCGGTGCTCTACAACGGGAAGCACGCCGAGGAGTTCAACCCGGGCGGTCGCATCACGATCAACGTGATCGACACCCCCGGCCACGCCGACTTCGGTGGCGAGGTCGAGCGCGGTCTCTCCATGGTCGACGGTGTCGTCCTGCTCGTCGACGCGTCCGAGGGCCCGCTGCCCCAGACCCGCTTCGTGCTCCGCAAGGCGCTCGCCGCGAAGCTCCCGGTGATCCTGCTCGTCAACAAGACGGACCGCCCGGACTCCCGCATCGACGAGGTCGTCTCCGAGTCGCAGGACCTGCTGCTCGGCCTGGCCTCCGACCTGGCCGACGAGGTCGACGACCTCGACCTCGACGCGATCCTCGACGTGCCCGTCGTCTACGCGTCCGGTCGTGCCGGCGCCGCGTCGCGCAACAAGCCCGAGGACGGCTCGCTGCCCGACAACGACGACCTCGAGCCGCTGTTCGAGGCGATCCTGCAGCACGTCCCCGCGCCGAAGTACGACGACGAGCACCCGCTGCAGGCGCACGTCACCAACCTCGACGCCTCGCCGTTCCTCGGCCGCCTCGCGCTGCTCCGCATCTTCCACGGCACGATGAAGAAGGGGCAGACGGTCGCGTGGGTCAAGCACGACGGTACGGTCGTGAACGCCCGCATCACCGAGCTGCTCATCACGAAGGCGCTCGACCGCTACCCGGCCGAGTCGGCGGGTCCCGGTGACATCGTCGCCGTCGCTGGCTTCGACACCATCACCATCGGTGAGACGCTGTCCGACCCCGAGGACGTCCGGCCGCTGCCGACCATCACGGTCGACGACCCGGCGATCTCGATGACCATCGGCACCAACACCAGCCCGCTCGTCGGCAAGGTCAAGGGGCACAAGCTGACGGCCCGCATGGTGAAGGACCGCCTCGACCGCGAGCTCATCGGCAACGTCTCGCTCAAGGTGCAGGACATCGGCCGCCCGGACACCTGGGAGGTCCAGGGCCGCGGCGAGCTCGCGCTGGCGATCCTCGTCGAGCAGATGCGCCGCGAGGGCTTCGAGCTCACCGTGGGCAAGCCCCAGGTCGTGACGAAGCGTGACGAGAACGGCAAGCTCCTCGAGCCCTACGAGCACATGACGATCGACACGCCGGAG
Coding sequences within it:
- a CDS encoding ABC transporter permease, translating into MTRFLARRLVYYVVLVFLATSLTYFLASATFSPRSVYAERNPAPPAATIDKKLDDIGVNDKTPIVVRYGHWLGDAVQGDLGRTIQDRSVNDAFWPRLGVSLRLLVVGSLLGILLGVLLGVWNAIRQYRISDRVSAVISIVLISTPVFLTAVFLKIGATKLNQDTGTQLINFTGEATPGLTGSWWDLFLDRGVHLLLPTISIALGLIAIYSRYQRATMLDVLGSDFLRTARAKGLTKRQATFKHGLRTALIPMTTLFAYGFLGILTGATFTEKIFGWNGLGAWFIDSVQNNDVNAVTAYTLFASVVVLIAGFLADVLTAALDPRVRRS
- a CDS encoding ABC transporter permease — protein: MTDTRIEPVDGTTIGRSDTPLPGSPKPGGKQRNRFLQTVVRVFMNRGAGVGLAVIVLLFAFAFIGPFVSPYGYSQIDYTAFSQPPSGAHWFGTNGIGQDVFAQTARAMQKSLLIGLLVALFSTALAALTGAAAGYFGGWVDRIVMFFVDMLLVLPSFLIIAIISPRIQDSGWLVLVVLIAAFGWMVTARVVRSMTLSVKEREFVRAARYMGIGPFRIILRHILPNVASFLIIDGTIQVGAAVLAETSLSYFGFGVQPPDVSLGTLIAQNQDAALTSPWLFFFAAGALVVFAIAANLLGDGLRDALDPTSATGKKQKRTGRKRDQNQAAVDAATITTQAGAGA
- a CDS encoding ABC transporter ATP-binding protein, which translates into the protein MSTTTTTTTTTEPLLRVRDLDVRFPTPRGVVHAVRGVDLELRRGEVLGIVGESGSGKSVTSMAILGLLPETTKVTGSITLEGQELLGRSDKQMSKLRGAKVAMVFQDPLSAFTPVYTIGEQIAETVRVHRGASKQDARARAIELLELVGIPQAEQRVDAFPHEFSGGMRQRAMIAMAMANDPDVILADEPTTALDVTIQAQIIDVLRTAQRETGAALVFVSHDLGVIAGIADRIAVMYAGRIVETASADELFARPRMPYTIGLIGALPRLDESSGEPLVPIPGSPPSLIGLPDACPFADRCPLAAAVCRGSEPPLAAVDVAAGVPGEGPVDTSVPHAVACHRYEEVAEAHADAGAIFRLPEIPDGGAAVTTPAAREQRPAVVQVEGLTKTFPLVKGSVFKRKVGEVYAVDGVDLDIRTGETLGLVGESGSGKSTTLHQLMDLERPEHGTVELFGQPVTASKQLRQRISMVFQDPAASLDPRMSVYDVVAEPLRAIGASSDRIAERVPELLGLVGLRAAEADRYPHEFSGGQRQRISIARALATEPELIVLDEPVSALDVSIQAGVLNLLADLKARLGLSYLFVSHDLSVIRHVADRVSVMYLGRTVEEGAVDEVFERPMHPYTAALMSAVPVPDPVVERSRRTILLPGDPPSPTERPTGCRFRSRCPLYAMLPEAEQQRCRDEVPDKAPRRGAERDHRAACHYPEKVPQLVA
- a CDS encoding CPBP family intramembrane glutamic endopeptidase, which translates into the protein MSRRRTWIEITIVLMLSLGGSALYSVLQIIDDLSQTTPLGQQSTALNTSTTTVQYVDLARQLVGIAVDLAPVALVCYLLWSARRPHLHRLGIDRFRVRPDLGGAALIALGIGIPGLALYFTGRALGFTVDVDPAALNTYWWTIPVLLLSAVRSGLQEEVIVIGYLYERLGGLGWGRWQVILSTAVLRGSYHLYQGFGAFVGNAVMGIVFGWIYTRWGRLLPLVITHCLLDAVVFVGYPFVAQAFPQLFR
- the typA gene encoding translational GTPase TypA, coding for MALATRSDLRNVAIVAHVDHGKTTLVDAMLTQTNSFDAHFEGEDRMMDSNDLEREKGITILAKNTSVLYNGKHAEEFNPGGRITINVIDTPGHADFGGEVERGLSMVDGVVLLVDASEGPLPQTRFVLRKALAAKLPVILLVNKTDRPDSRIDEVVSESQDLLLGLASDLADEVDDLDLDAILDVPVVYASGRAGAASRNKPEDGSLPDNDDLEPLFEAILQHVPAPKYDDEHPLQAHVTNLDASPFLGRLALLRIFHGTMKKGQTVAWVKHDGTVVNARITELLITKALDRYPAESAGPGDIVAVAGFDTITIGETLSDPEDVRPLPTITVDDPAISMTIGTNTSPLVGKVKGHKLTARMVKDRLDRELIGNVSLKVQDIGRPDTWEVQGRGELALAILVEQMRREGFELTVGKPQVVTKRDENGKLLEPYEHMTIDTPEEHLGAITQLMAARKGRMENMTNHGTGWIRMEFIVPSRGLIGFRTSFLTETRGTGIANAISHGYDEWAGPIQTRINGSIVSDRAGVVTPFAITNLQERMTFFVNPTEEVYEGMVIGENSRADDMDVNITKEKKLTNMRSANADSFESMTPSRQLSLEECLEFAREDECVEVTPDNVRIRKVELDAQARQRAYARLKRQDA